The sequence GAAGCGTTCACAAGAACGAGCCTCAATAAACGCACCGATGATCAGCTTATCAACCAGAGCATCTGGTTCGTAAGTTTTAACTTGCTTGATCAACCCCTTCGCGTAACGACCCGCTTCAATCGGTTGGTAAGTCACGCCTTTCTTTTCCATCAACTCCATCACTTGATAGAAATGATGCAGTTCTTCTTTAATCAGTAGAACCATTTTATCGATAAGGTCAGCTCCGTAATTACAGCCTTCTTTCGCTGTGATTTGCTTTGATACGTTGCTTTTACCACGAAGTGACTCTAGATCTCCGATACGACGATAAGCAAACTGCTCGTATGGCAAGATCCACTCATTCAGTTGCTTGGCACTCTCTTTATCAACCGCGTACTTACGGATAAGAAACAGGGCGCTTTGAGCCGCTTTTAGCTCACAAAGCATGTGGTCACGAAGAATGATGTGAAGGTTTTCTGGCTTTTTGGCTTCATCG is a genomic window of Vibrio sp. ED004 containing:
- the miaE gene encoding tRNA isopentenyl-2-thiomethyl-A-37 hydroxylase MiaE, whose translation is MIKSRIINKLSPTMYQELLAPIHSFLKAETPDSWIDEAKKPENLHIILRDHMLCELKAAQSALFLIRKYAVDKESAKQLNEWILPYEQFAYRRIGDLESLRGKSNVSKQITAKEGCNYGADLIDKMVLLIKEELHHFYQVMELMEKKGVTYQPIEAGRYAKGLIKQVKTYEPDALVDKLIIGAFIEARSCERFAKLAPFLEEDMEKFYVSLLRSEARHYQDYLELAEQIAGKDISERIAHFAQVEADLITSDDSDFKFHSGAPV